The Pseudomonas sp. R4-35-07 genome contains a region encoding:
- the phrB gene encoding deoxyribodipyrimidine photo-lyase produces MHLIWLRTDLRLHDNTALAAASQRGPVAAVYLITPQQWLAHDDAPCKVDFWLRNLQALSQALAALNIPLLIRHADTWDQAPGVLSQLCRELKVQSVHVNEEYGIHEGRRDAAVAQALEAQGVTFQRYLDQLFFQPGSVLTKSGTYFQVFSQFRKVCYTRLHSALPRLVVSPKAQARLDVKSDVIPTRVEGFASPSETLRALWPAGEDEARRRLDAFADEQISYYKDERDFPAKPGTSQLSAYLAAGVVSPRQCLHAALQFNQGEFESGDIGTITWINELLWREFYKHILVGYPRVSRHRAFRPETEAVAWRNAPEDLAAWQQARTGLPIIDAAMRQLLETGWMHNRLRMVVAMFLTKNLLIDWREGERFFMRHLIDGDLAANNGGWQWSSSTGTDSAPYFRIFSPLSQSEKFDSEGLFIKHWLPELAALNKKDVHSPQAAGGLFGVADYPRAIVDLKHSRERALAAFRSLPTRPERRMG; encoded by the coding sequence ATGCACTTGATCTGGCTGCGCACCGACCTGCGCCTTCACGACAACACCGCCCTGGCTGCCGCAAGCCAGCGAGGCCCGGTCGCGGCGGTTTACCTGATCACGCCGCAACAATGGCTGGCCCACGATGACGCGCCCTGCAAGGTCGACTTCTGGCTACGCAACCTGCAAGCGCTGAGCCAGGCGCTGGCAGCCCTGAACATCCCGCTGTTGATCCGCCACGCCGACACCTGGGACCAGGCGCCCGGCGTATTGAGCCAGCTGTGCCGGGAGCTCAAGGTGCAATCGGTGCACGTCAACGAGGAATACGGTATCCACGAGGGCCGGCGCGACGCCGCCGTGGCCCAGGCGTTGGAAGCCCAGGGCGTGACCTTCCAGCGCTACCTGGACCAATTGTTTTTCCAGCCGGGTAGCGTGTTGACTAAGTCCGGCACTTACTTCCAGGTGTTCAGCCAGTTCCGAAAAGTCTGCTACACCCGCCTGCACAGCGCCTTGCCGCGCCTGGTGGTGAGCCCCAAGGCCCAGGCCCGGCTCGACGTAAAAAGCGACGTCATCCCCACCCGCGTTGAAGGTTTCGCGTCACCCAGTGAAACCTTGCGTGCCCTGTGGCCCGCCGGTGAAGACGAAGCGCGCCGTCGCCTCGACGCCTTTGCGGACGAGCAAATCAGCTATTACAAAGACGAGCGCGACTTCCCCGCCAAGCCCGGCACCAGCCAGCTGTCCGCCTACCTGGCCGCCGGAGTCGTGTCGCCACGCCAGTGCCTGCACGCGGCGTTGCAGTTCAACCAGGGCGAGTTCGAAAGCGGCGACATCGGCACGATCACCTGGATCAACGAACTGCTATGGCGTGAGTTCTACAAACACATCCTGGTGGGTTACCCACGGGTTTCGCGCCATCGTGCGTTCCGCCCCGAAACCGAAGCCGTGGCCTGGCGCAACGCGCCCGAGGACCTGGCCGCCTGGCAGCAAGCGCGCACCGGTTTGCCGATTATCGACGCGGCCATGCGCCAACTGCTGGAAACCGGCTGGATGCACAACCGCCTGCGCATGGTGGTGGCGATGTTCCTGACCAAGAACCTGCTGATCGACTGGCGCGAAGGTGAGCGCTTCTTCATGCGGCACTTGATCGACGGCGACTTGGCGGCCAACAACGGTGGCTGGCAGTGGAGTTCATCGACGGGTACCGATTCGGCGCCATATTTCCGGATTTTCAGCCCGTTGAGCCAGTCGGAAAAATTCGACAGCGAAGGCCTGTTCATCAAGCACTGGCTGCCGGAGCTGGCCGCGCTGAATAAGAAGGACGTGCACAGCCCGCAAGCCGCCGGCGGTTTGTTTGGAGTGGCCGATTACCCGCGCGCTATCGTTGACCTGAAACACTCCCGCGAGCGCGCCCTTGCCGCCTTTCGCAGCCTGCCCACGCGTCCAGAGAGGAGAATGGGATGA
- a CDS encoding MerR family transcriptional regulator: protein MNVALQDETGEDIAQALKNGWLPIREVARQTGVNAVTLRAWERRYGLIVPQRTPKGHRLFSAEHVQRIHAILTWLNRGVPVSQVKGLIDSAQANPEPMENEWHALRQTLITAIGELAERRVDDAFNQAMALYPPRTLCEQLMLPLLRELEQKWQGQFGAQMERVFFLSWLRSKFGARIYHNNRQLHGAPLLLVNHSDLLLEPHLWLSAWLASSADCPVEVFDWPLPAGELALAVEHLQPRAVLLYSSKALQVPALTKLLAGVGCPILIAGPTVRIHHAELAALTHDLPDVFVAEDPLSAHQILLQRGIV from the coding sequence ATGAACGTTGCCCTGCAAGACGAAACCGGCGAAGACATCGCCCAAGCCCTGAAAAATGGCTGGCTACCGATCCGCGAGGTGGCGCGCCAGACCGGCGTCAACGCCGTGACCCTGCGCGCCTGGGAACGCCGCTACGGCCTGATCGTGCCCCAGCGCACGCCCAAAGGGCATCGGTTGTTCAGCGCCGAACATGTGCAGCGTATCCACGCCATCCTCACCTGGCTCAATCGGGGCGTGCCGGTCAGCCAGGTAAAAGGCTTGATCGACTCCGCCCAGGCCAACCCCGAGCCGATGGAGAATGAATGGCACGCCTTGCGTCAAACTTTGATCACTGCCATTGGCGAATTGGCTGAACGCCGGGTCGACGATGCCTTCAACCAAGCCATGGCGCTCTACCCGCCACGCACACTGTGCGAGCAATTGATGTTGCCGCTGCTTCGCGAGCTTGAACAGAAATGGCAGGGTCAATTCGGCGCGCAGATGGAGCGGGTGTTTTTCCTGTCGTGGCTGCGCAGCAAGTTTGGCGCGCGGATTTACCACAACAATCGTCAACTCCACGGCGCCCCGTTGCTGCTGGTCAACCACTCCGACTTACTCCTGGAACCGCACTTGTGGCTCAGCGCCTGGCTGGCCAGCAGCGCCGACTGCCCGGTGGAGGTGTTCGACTGGCCGCTGCCCGCCGGCGAACTGGCCCTGGCGGTAGAACACCTGCAACCGCGCGCGGTGCTGCTGTATTCAAGCAAAGCGCTGCAGGTCCCGGCACTCACCAAACTGCTGGCCGGCGTTGGTTGCCCGATACTGATTGCCGGCCCCACGGTGCGCATCCACCACGCCGAGTTGGCCGCACTCACCCATGACCTCCCCGACGTGTTCGTCGCCGAAGACCCGTTGTCGGCCCATCAGATATTGCTCCAGCGTGGAATTGTCTAA
- a CDS encoding DUF523 and DUF1722 domain-containing protein, protein MPHSVKPKIGISACLLGENVRFNGGHKQSLLCSQTLADYFDYVPLCPEVAIGLGIPRETIRLVGDADNPQAVGTVHRELNVTQPLDEYGQAMAREHTDLCGYIFMQKSPSCGLERVKVYRENGAPVDGGARGIYAQAFCARHPNLPVEEDGRLNDPVLRENFLTRVFVYASWQQLLADGLTRHRLLAFHSRYKYLLMAHSPAHYKSLGQLLGTMGKDDNLDELATCYFCELMTGLKRCATRGTHTNVLQHISGYLKASISVDDKQEMQTIIGQYRQGIVPLVVPLTLLKHHFRQHPDRYIAQQAYLQPHPENLSLRNAI, encoded by the coding sequence ATGCCCCATTCCGTGAAACCCAAGATCGGCATCAGTGCCTGCCTGCTGGGCGAGAACGTGCGTTTCAACGGAGGGCATAAACAATCCCTATTGTGCAGCCAGACCCTGGCCGACTACTTCGACTACGTGCCGCTGTGCCCTGAAGTCGCAATCGGCCTGGGCATCCCCCGCGAAACCATTCGCCTGGTCGGCGACGCGGATAATCCCCAGGCCGTGGGCACCGTCCACCGCGAACTCAACGTGACCCAGCCACTGGATGAATACGGGCAGGCGATGGCGCGTGAACATACCGACCTGTGCGGCTACATCTTTATGCAGAAATCGCCATCCTGTGGCCTGGAGCGGGTCAAGGTTTACCGTGAGAATGGCGCACCGGTGGATGGCGGGGCGCGCGGTATCTACGCCCAGGCCTTCTGCGCGCGCCATCCCAACTTGCCGGTGGAAGAAGACGGCCGTCTGAATGACCCGGTATTGCGAGAAAATTTCCTCACCCGCGTTTTTGTCTACGCCAGCTGGCAGCAACTGCTCGCCGATGGCCTGACGCGTCATCGCCTGCTGGCCTTTCACTCGCGCTACAAATACTTGCTGATGGCCCACAGCCCGGCGCACTACAAAAGCCTCGGCCAGTTGCTCGGCACCATGGGCAAGGATGACAACCTCGACGAGTTGGCCACCTGCTACTTCTGCGAACTGATGACGGGCCTTAAAAGGTGCGCCACCCGCGGTACCCACACCAATGTGCTGCAACACATTAGCGGCTACCTCAAGGCGTCGATCAGCGTCGACGACAAGCAGGAAATGCAAACCATCATCGGCCAATACCGCCAAGGCATCGTGCCTCTGGTGGTACCGCTTACCCTGCTCAAGCATCACTTTCGTCAACACCCGGACCGCTACATTGCGCAGCAGGCCTACCTGCAACCGCACCCGGAAAATCTCAGCCTGCGTAATGCGATCTAA
- a CDS encoding TIGR02450 family Trp-rich protein, whose amino-acid sequence MNRINPAKLLLSKWTATLPKNKEKHFLVTELFRDEEGTVLEIELQAVMTRRTERIGWQTLQNTDSWKMGWQ is encoded by the coding sequence ATGAATCGCATCAACCCAGCCAAATTGCTATTGTCGAAATGGACAGCCACCTTGCCGAAAAACAAGGAAAAACACTTCCTCGTCACCGAACTGTTTCGTGACGAGGAAGGCACCGTGCTGGAGATCGAGCTGCAGGCGGTGATGACCCGACGAACCGAGCGCATTGGCTGGCAAACATTGCAGAATACGGATAGCTGGAAAATGGGATGGCAGTAA
- a CDS encoding NAD(P)/FAD-dependent oxidoreductase: MTVPIAIIGTGIAGLSAARALRDAGHVVQLFDKSRGSGGRMSSKRSDAGALDMGAQYFTARDRRFVNEVQRWQSHGWAQQWKPQLYNFKSGQLTPSPDEQIRWVGTPRMSAITRALLDDLPVEFGCRITEVFQGTQHWNLLDADGGHHGPFSHVIIATPAPQATTLLAAAPKLASAVAGVKMDPTWAIALAFDTPLDTPMEGCFVQDSALDWLARNRSKPGRDVTVDTWVLHATSTWSKAHLDLPKEAVIEHLHGAFAELLHCTMPAPSFSLAHRWLYARPSSSHEFGVLADADLGLFVCGDWCLSGRVEGAWLSGQEAARRLIEHLQ, from the coding sequence ATGACTGTCCCCATTGCGATCATCGGTACCGGCATTGCCGGTCTCTCCGCCGCCCGAGCGTTACGAGACGCGGGGCACGTTGTACAACTCTTCGATAAAAGCCGCGGCAGCGGCGGCCGTATGTCCAGCAAGCGCAGCGATGCCGGCGCGCTGGATATGGGCGCACAGTACTTCACCGCCCGCGATCGGCGCTTCGTCAACGAAGTGCAGCGCTGGCAAAGCCATGGCTGGGCGCAACAGTGGAAACCCCAGCTGTACAACTTCAAGTCCGGGCAACTGACGCCCTCTCCCGATGAACAGATCCGCTGGGTCGGTACACCGCGCATGAGCGCCATTACCCGCGCCCTGCTCGATGACCTGCCGGTGGAATTCGGTTGCCGCATCACCGAGGTGTTCCAGGGCACCCAGCACTGGAACCTGCTCGACGCCGATGGCGGCCATCACGGCCCGTTCAGCCATGTGATCATCGCCACGCCGGCGCCCCAGGCCACTACCCTGCTGGCCGCCGCACCGAAACTGGCGAGCGCCGTGGCCGGGGTAAAAATGGACCCGACCTGGGCTATCGCCCTGGCCTTCGACACGCCCCTGGATACACCGATGGAAGGCTGCTTCGTGCAAGACAGCGCCCTCGACTGGCTGGCGCGCAACCGCAGCAAACCGGGGCGTGACGTTACCGTCGACACCTGGGTGCTGCATGCCACCAGCACCTGGAGCAAGGCGCATCTGGACCTGCCCAAAGAGGCCGTGATCGAACACCTGCACGGCGCCTTCGCCGAGTTGCTGCATTGCACCATGCCCGCGCCCTCATTCAGCCTGGCGCACCGCTGGCTCTACGCCAGACCGTCCAGCAGTCATGAATTCGGCGTGCTGGCCGATGCCGACCTGGGCTTGTTCGTCTGCGGCGACTGGTGTTTGTCGGGGCGTGTCGAAGGCGCCTGGCTCAGCGGCCAGGAGGCGGCGCGACGATTGATCGAGCATCTGCAATGA
- a CDS encoding TIGR01777 family oxidoreductase, which translates to MHILLTGGTGLIGRQLCRHWLAQGHRLTVLSRKPDAVARVCGAQVAGVGRLQDVIGGVDAVVNLAGAPIADRPWTHKRKALLWSSRISLTESLLAWLEGLEHKPAVLISGSAVGWYGDGGERELTEACGPVQDDFPSQLCIAWEETAVRAEALGIRVVLVRTGLVLAAEGGFLSRLLLPFKLALGGPIGNGRQWMPWVHIQDQIALIDFLLHKADASGPYNACAPHPVRNREFAQTLGQVLHRPAFMPMPAFALRVGLGELSGLLLGGQKALPERLLAAGFTFQFTELRAALDDLSSRL; encoded by the coding sequence ATGCATATTTTGCTGACCGGCGGTACCGGCTTGATCGGCCGTCAACTGTGCCGGCACTGGCTTGCCCAGGGCCATCGCTTGACCGTGTTGAGCCGCAAACCCGATGCCGTTGCGCGGGTCTGCGGCGCGCAAGTGGCGGGTGTCGGGCGCTTGCAGGACGTGATCGGCGGCGTCGATGCGGTGGTCAACCTCGCCGGTGCGCCCATCGCCGACCGTCCCTGGACCCACAAACGCAAGGCTTTGCTGTGGAGCAGCCGCATCAGCCTGACCGAAAGCCTGCTGGCATGGCTGGAAGGCCTCGAGCACAAACCGGCGGTGCTGATCTCCGGGTCTGCCGTGGGTTGGTATGGCGACGGCGGCGAGCGCGAACTGACTGAAGCATGCGGCCCGGTGCAGGACGATTTCCCCAGCCAGTTGTGTATCGCCTGGGAAGAAACCGCCGTGCGGGCCGAGGCCCTGGGCATTCGTGTGGTGCTGGTGCGTACCGGCCTGGTGCTGGCGGCCGAGGGCGGCTTTTTGTCGCGCCTGCTGCTGCCGTTCAAACTGGCGCTGGGCGGGCCGATCGGCAATGGTCGGCAATGGATGCCGTGGGTGCATATTCAGGATCAAATCGCCCTGATTGATTTTCTTCTGCACAAGGCTGACGCCAGCGGTCCTTATAATGCCTGCGCGCCACACCCGGTGCGTAACCGCGAATTTGCCCAGACGTTGGGCCAGGTGCTGCACCGCCCGGCGTTCATGCCGATGCCGGCCTTTGCATTGAGGGTCGGCTTGGGCGAGTTGTCGGGCTTGTTGCTGGGCGGGCAAAAGGCCCTGCCTGAGCGGCTGCTGGCGGCGGGTTTCACTTTCCAGTTCACTGAGTTGCGTGCGGCCCTGGACGACTTGTCCAGCCGCCTCTAG
- the hemH gene encoding ferrochelatase: MTDHALLLVNLGSPASTSVADVRSYLNQFLMDPYVIDLPWPVRRLLVSLILIKRPEQSAHAYASIWWEEGSPLVVLSRRLQQQMAAQWTQGPVELAMRYGEPSLETVLTRLAAQGIQKVTLAPLYPQFADSTVTTVIEEARRVVRDKKLKVQFSILQPFYDQPEYLDALAASVQPYVEQDYDHLLLSFHGLPERHLTKLDPTGQHCFKDADCCRNASPEVLATCYRAQCFSVARDVAARLGLPDGKWSVAFQSRLGRAKWIEPYTEARLEALAQQGVKKLLVMCPAFVADCIETLEEIGDRGLEQFREAGGEELVLVPCLNDDPQWAAALNTLCERAPVSL; this comes from the coding sequence ATGACGGATCACGCGTTGTTACTGGTCAACCTGGGCTCACCGGCCTCCACTTCGGTGGCCGATGTGCGCAGCTACCTCAATCAGTTCCTGATGGACCCTTATGTGATCGACCTGCCGTGGCCGGTGCGTCGCTTGCTGGTGTCGCTGATCCTGATCAAGCGCCCTGAGCAGTCGGCGCATGCCTATGCGTCCATCTGGTGGGAGGAGGGCTCGCCGCTGGTGGTCCTCAGCCGTCGCCTGCAGCAGCAGATGGCCGCGCAATGGACCCAGGGCCCGGTGGAGCTGGCGATGCGTTATGGCGAGCCTTCGCTTGAAACGGTGCTGACGCGCCTGGCCGCCCAGGGCATCCAGAAAGTGACCCTGGCGCCGCTGTACCCGCAGTTTGCCGACAGCACCGTGACCACGGTGATCGAGGAAGCCAGGCGCGTGGTGCGCGACAAGAAACTCAAGGTGCAATTCTCGATCCTGCAGCCGTTCTACGATCAGCCTGAGTACCTCGATGCCTTGGCGGCGAGTGTGCAGCCGTATGTAGAACAGGATTACGACCACCTGCTGTTGAGTTTCCACGGCTTGCCTGAGCGCCACCTGACCAAGCTCGACCCCACGGGCCAGCATTGCTTCAAAGACGCTGACTGCTGCCGGAACGCGTCCCCGGAGGTGCTTGCCACCTGCTATCGCGCGCAGTGTTTCAGCGTTGCCCGGGATGTGGCCGCGCGTTTGGGGTTGCCGGACGGCAAGTGGTCGGTGGCGTTCCAGTCCCGCCTGGGCCGCGCCAAGTGGATCGAACCCTACACTGAGGCGCGTCTTGAGGCGTTAGCGCAACAAGGCGTGAAGAAACTGCTGGTGATGTGCCCGGCGTTTGTCGCCGATTGCATCGAGACCCTGGAGGAAATCGGTGATCGCGGGCTGGAGCAGTTCCGTGAGGCGGGAGGCGAAGAGTTGGTGTTGGTGCCCTGCCTGAATGATGACCCGCAATGGGCTGCGGCGCTCAATACCTTGTGTGAACGGGCGCCTGTTTCACTGTAA
- a CDS encoding TonB-dependent siderophore receptor, giving the protein MPSQKFAPLAGLALGLLLDPAYAEENTLELDTISVTTDAYESATSPVQGYRATRSASATKTDTALRDIPQSISVIPATVLKDLGSTSVERALEFAGGVSKQNNFGGLTLYEYSVRGFTTSEFYQDGFSANRGYPSTPDAANIERIEVLKGPAASLYGRGDPGGTVNIVTKKPQPEAFTTLQTSAGSWDRYRTALDVNTPLDAEGNVLSRVNLAVEDNHSFRDHVESKRVFVAPSFSWQLNPDTSLLVESEFVRHSSTFDRGIVDVPGVSRSTFLGEPNDGDIDNHNNRIQATLEHHLNDAWTLRLASHYKQGSLWGDASESRALNADGHTLNRRYRERSMGWHDSITQLELRGLIDIGSWQHELLVGTEYEDYRKQERVTSTDGSYPIDLYNPVYGQPKPNDKRSGTDFFEQTKSHALNLQDQIIFTDRLRGMIGTRFEHFEQTVDDFTRNAPPSRQTHDALTQRAGLLYQLTPEIGVFANASTSFKPNSGLDATGKTFKPEEGVGYEVGVKTELFDDRLSATLAAFHIEKENVLTLDPSTNTNRAMGKARSQGFDLQLTGQVTDAIRVIGAFAYIDAEVTKGDNTIPAGSRILGVAKRSGSLLGVYEFQDGALRGSDLGAAFTYVGDRSGEAGTGFELPAYHTVDLLAHYKATENVTVGLNLNNLFDEHYYERSYSSYWINPGEPRNLTLSLTLNL; this is encoded by the coding sequence ATGCCGTCTCAAAAGTTTGCGCCCCTGGCCGGCCTGGCCCTGGGCTTGCTGCTGGACCCCGCCTACGCCGAAGAAAACACCCTGGAACTGGACACCATCAGCGTCACCACCGACGCTTATGAGTCGGCGACCAGCCCGGTGCAGGGCTACCGCGCGACCCGCTCCGCCAGTGCCACCAAGACCGACACCGCCCTGCGCGACATCCCGCAATCGATCAGCGTGATCCCCGCCACGGTGCTCAAGGACCTGGGCAGTACCAGCGTGGAACGCGCTTTAGAGTTTGCGGGCGGCGTCTCCAAACAGAACAACTTCGGCGGCCTGACCCTTTACGAATACAGCGTACGCGGCTTCACCACCTCGGAGTTCTATCAGGATGGCTTCAGTGCCAACCGGGGCTACCCGAGCACGCCGGATGCCGCGAATATCGAACGCATCGAAGTACTCAAGGGGCCTGCCGCCAGTTTGTATGGGCGTGGTGATCCGGGCGGCACGGTAAATATCGTCACCAAGAAGCCCCAGCCGGAAGCCTTCACGACCCTGCAAACCAGTGCCGGCAGTTGGGACCGCTATCGCACAGCCCTCGACGTCAACACACCGCTGGACGCCGAGGGCAATGTGCTGTCACGGGTGAATCTGGCAGTGGAAGACAACCACAGCTTCCGTGATCACGTCGAGAGTAAGCGCGTGTTCGTCGCGCCTTCGTTCAGCTGGCAGCTGAACCCGGACACCAGCCTGCTGGTGGAAAGCGAATTCGTGCGCCACAGCTCGACCTTCGATCGCGGCATCGTCGACGTCCCTGGGGTATCACGCTCCACCTTCCTCGGCGAACCCAACGACGGCGACATCGACAACCACAACAATCGCATCCAGGCCACCCTGGAACATCACCTCAACGACGCCTGGACACTGCGCCTGGCCAGCCACTACAAACAAGGCAGCCTATGGGGCGATGCGTCGGAAAGCCGTGCGCTGAATGCAGACGGCCACACTCTCAACCGCCGCTACCGCGAACGCTCCATGGGTTGGCACGACAGCATCACCCAGCTGGAACTGCGTGGCCTGATTGATATCGGCAGTTGGCAGCACGAACTGCTGGTGGGCACCGAATACGAGGACTACCGCAAGCAGGAACGCGTGACCTCTACCGACGGCAGCTACCCCATCGACCTCTACAACCCGGTCTACGGCCAGCCCAAACCCAACGACAAACGCTCCGGCACCGACTTCTTCGAGCAAACCAAAAGCCACGCATTGAATCTGCAAGACCAGATCATCTTCACCGACCGCCTGCGCGGCATGATTGGCACGCGCTTTGAGCATTTCGAACAAACGGTCGACGACTTCACCCGTAACGCCCCACCCAGCCGGCAAACCCACGACGCACTCACCCAGCGCGCCGGCCTGCTTTACCAGCTCACGCCCGAAATCGGCGTGTTCGCCAACGCCTCGACCTCGTTCAAACCCAACAGTGGCCTGGACGCCACTGGCAAAACCTTCAAACCCGAAGAGGGCGTGGGTTATGAAGTTGGAGTCAAGACCGAGCTGTTCGACGACCGCCTCAGCGCCACCCTCGCCGCCTTTCATATCGAAAAGGAAAACGTGCTGACCCTGGACCCGTCGACCAACACCAACCGCGCCATGGGCAAGGCACGCAGCCAGGGGTTCGATCTGCAACTGACCGGGCAAGTCACCGACGCCATCCGCGTGATCGGCGCTTTCGCCTACATCGACGCCGAAGTGACCAAGGGTGATAACACCATTCCAGCGGGCAGCCGCATCCTCGGCGTGGCCAAGCGCAGCGGCAGTCTGTTGGGGGTGTATGAGTTCCAGGACGGCGCGTTACGCGGTTCGGACCTGGGGGCGGCGTTTACCTATGTCGGTGATCGCTCCGGTGAAGCGGGCACAGGTTTCGAACTTCCCGCCTACCACACCGTCGATCTGCTCGCGCATTACAAGGCGACGGAAAATGTCACCGTGGGCCTGAACCTCAACAACCTGTTCGATGAGCACTATTACGAGCGGTCCTACAGCAGCTACTGGATCAACCCCGGTGAGCCGCGCAACCTCACGCTCAGCCTGACCCTAAATCTCTAA
- the algW gene encoding Do family serine endopeptidase AlgW, translated as MLKALRFFGWPLLAGVLIAMLIIQRYPQWVGLPSLDVNLQQAPQTSTVVQGPVTYADAVTIAAPAVVNLYTTKVINKPAHPLFEDPQFRRYFGDNGPKQRRMESSLGSGVIMSPEGYILTNNHVTTGADQIVVALRDGRETLARVVGSDPETDLAVLKIDLTNLPSITLGRSDGLRVGDVALAIGNPFGVGQTVTMGIISATGRNQLGLNSYEDFIQTDAAINPGNSGGALVDANGNLTGINTAIFSKSGGSQGIGFAIPVKLAMEVMKSIIEHGQVIRGWLGIEVQPLTKELAESFDLTGRPGIVVAGIFRDGPAQKAGLQLGDVILSIDGAPAGDGRKSMNQVARIKPTDKVAIQVMRNGKEIKLSAEIGLRPPPATAPVKEEE; from the coding sequence ATGCTCAAGGCGCTGCGTTTTTTTGGATGGCCATTGCTGGCTGGCGTGCTGATCGCGATGCTGATCATTCAGCGTTATCCACAGTGGGTTGGCCTGCCCAGCCTTGATGTGAACCTGCAACAGGCTCCGCAAACCAGCACCGTGGTGCAAGGCCCGGTGACCTATGCGGACGCCGTGACCATCGCCGCCCCTGCCGTGGTCAACCTGTACACCACCAAGGTCATCAACAAGCCGGCGCATCCCTTGTTCGAAGACCCGCAGTTTCGCCGCTACTTCGGTGACAACGGGCCCAAGCAACGCCGCATGGAATCGAGCCTCGGTTCCGGGGTGATCATGAGCCCCGAAGGCTACATCCTCACCAACAATCACGTGACCACCGGCGCCGACCAGATCGTGGTGGCCCTGCGTGACGGCCGCGAGACCCTGGCCCGCGTCGTGGGCAGCGATCCGGAAACCGATCTTGCGGTACTGAAAATCGACCTGACGAACCTTCCCTCGATCACCCTCGGCCGCTCCGATGGCCTGCGCGTAGGCGACGTGGCGCTGGCCATCGGCAACCCGTTCGGCGTTGGCCAGACGGTGACCATGGGCATCATCAGCGCCACCGGGCGTAACCAGCTGGGCCTTAACAGCTACGAAGACTTCATCCAGACCGACGCGGCGATCAACCCCGGCAACTCCGGCGGCGCGCTGGTGGATGCCAATGGCAACCTCACGGGAATCAACACGGCGATTTTCTCCAAGTCCGGCGGCTCCCAGGGCATCGGCTTTGCGATCCCGGTAAAGCTGGCGATGGAGGTGATGAAGTCGATCATCGAGCACGGCCAGGTGATTCGTGGCTGGCTGGGCATTGAAGTGCAACCCTTGACCAAGGAACTGGCCGAGTCGTTCGACCTGACCGGGCGCCCTGGCATCGTGGTCGCGGGGATCTTCCGCGACGGCCCGGCGCAGAAAGCCGGCCTGCAATTGGGCGACGTGATCCTCAGCATCGACGGCGCTCCGGCCGGTGATGGCCGCAAGTCGATGAACCAGGTGGCGCGGATCAAGCCGACCGACAAGGTGGCGATCCAGGTGATGCGCAACGGCAAGGAAATCAAGCTGTCGGCGGAAATCGGCCTGCGCCCACCACCGGCCACGGCGCCGGTAAAAGAAGAGGAATAA
- a CDS encoding Nif3-like dinuclear metal center hexameric protein, whose translation MAVPLTTLVEEADRYLGSLKIADYCPNGLQVEGRPQVMRIVSGVTASQALLDAAVEARADLILVHHGYFWKGESPCITGMKQRRLKTLLKHDISLLAYHLPLDLHPDVGNNVQLAKQLDITVEGPLDPGNPKVVGLVGSLAEPLSPRDFARRVQDVMGREPLLIEGGEMIRRVGWCTGGGQGYIDQAVAAGVDLYLSGEASEQTFHSARENDISFIAAGHHATERYGVQALGDYLARRFALEHIFIDCPNPI comes from the coding sequence ATGGCCGTCCCCCTTACCACCCTCGTCGAGGAAGCGGACCGCTACCTTGGCAGCTTGAAAATCGCCGATTATTGCCCCAACGGCCTGCAAGTGGAGGGCCGGCCGCAGGTGATGCGCATTGTCAGCGGCGTCACCGCCAGCCAAGCCCTGCTGGACGCCGCCGTCGAAGCCCGGGCCGACCTGATCCTGGTGCACCACGGGTATTTCTGGAAGGGCGAAAGCCCCTGCATCACCGGCATGAAGCAGCGTCGCCTGAAAACCTTGCTCAAGCATGACATCAGCCTGCTGGCCTACCACCTGCCCCTGGATCTGCACCCTGACGTCGGCAACAACGTGCAGCTTGCCAAGCAACTGGACATTACCGTCGAAGGCCCGCTCGACCCAGGTAACCCAAAGGTCGTCGGCCTGGTCGGCTCGCTCGCCGAGCCGCTGTCGCCGCGCGACTTTGCCCGCCGCGTGCAGGACGTGATGGGCCGAGAGCCCCTGCTGATCGAAGGCGGTGAAATGATCCGCCGCGTCGGCTGGTGCACCGGGGGCGGGCAGGGGTATATCGACCAGGCAGTGGCTGCCGGTGTCGACCTGTACCTGAGCGGCGAAGCCTCGGAGCAGACCTTCCACAGCGCGCGGGAAAACGACATCAGTTTCATCGCCGCCGGCCATCACGCCACCGAGCGCTATGGCGTGCAGGCGTTGGGGGATTACCTGGCACGACGCTTTGCCTTGGAGCATATCTTCATCGATTGCCCGAACCCGATCTAA